CTTTCCATTTTTATATTAGGGATAGCAGCGTCGTTTACATTCTTACCCTTTTTTGGCTTTTTGACTAATACATTTTGATTATCATCAATATTGTTTGGATTTTTACGTTTTCTTGTATAAGCTGCACGACCTCCTTTGCCAGACTCGAATCGTTTAATTTCTGTGTTTTTCATCCGTAGAAAATTAGAGAATGATTTATTATTACTCTCTTCAGTAAACTCGAAATCTGCCGCTCTTATGACTAAAAAAACGAAATGAACGAAATTTGGGAAGTTTCCTCTGAAACTTTCATTATGGCCACTATGACTGCCATCTGAATTTTTCATGAGTCTTGGATTTCCCTGCCAAGAAAACGGTTTGAGAATCtttggagataatattttacgtaGGAAGGTTTTAAAAAAGGGCGTTCCTTCACGCTTTCCAGTTAAATTAAATATCGATTTACAATATTTGAGTAtgcgattttgaaaattgtcgtcttttaactttttttccaGTAGTATCAAATCTTCCTTTGTTTGTAGTGATAAAAATTCCTTACATCCTGAAAAACTCTCAGTTTCTGGTTTGATTGTAGTCCGacttgaatcatttttttttgtcatgaatTTATCCATGTTGGCCATAAAATTTGTCATTTGCAGTGTAAGAGCTTTTATTGCTTTTATTTCATTCTCTATATCGTCGAGTCGATTTATTACTTCTGTAACATGACAACAACGTTTATTAAAATCGTTTTCATCTTCGGTTGCGTTTTCATTTAAAGCAGGTTCACATATTAGAGGCATTACAGCTCcattttcaagttgaatgtATTCAATGTTGCTTTCACAGATGATCTAGTTACAAGACataacaatattttatttttatcgtattAGTCATGACATAACTTACCTGCTGATCTGCCGACTGCGTTTGTGTGTGATGTGAAACGGAGAACGGATTTTCGGTTTCAATAGTCATCACGGAACCTAATGATGCCGCATCCGATAAGACCTGGTTTGATGGAACAGGTAAACTCGTAGGTAGCGCAACTTTAGCACTAGCAGAATCGAACAAAGCACAAGACTCCGGAGTCTGGGACACATGTTCGGCCGTCATAGCCGTAAACGTTTCTCTATTTTCTTCGGTAGAAACCTGCGTCTAAaacatataataaaaaaataaaattgttccttatgtcgttttcgcttgatgtcagacctaacccagtttccaccctcatTGCTGTCAAAGCGTTTGTttaaagccagtttcgaacctagtttcaacgttgttgaactgaaaatcgaattaGTTTCGAAACAGgtgtttatatcaggtttgctcaaatccccgttACTAAGTACGAAACCAAAACAGTTTCGCAAAAAGTGTTTGATTTATGAAACTACCGTGGGTCAGTTTCTGTTTTCTCAAGCGGAAATGACATTATTAATTAGTGTTTATCTTACCACACTTTGTAACTCATATGTGTTAGTAATGAATTTTCCTTTGCTTTTTACCGGATTCTTTCGAGTTCCAACGCCTTCAACATCCTCAGAATCCGTGATAATTTGTAATTCCGCCAATATTTTTTCTGCTTCAGTGAAACTATTGGCTCTTCCAACCACCTTTGCTTTTGTAGCAACCCAAGAAGAACCTGGCTTCGTGTTAGGATTTCTTGACAAAGAAACTAAACCTTTTGGAGGCCAAAAGACACATTTGTCACCGGTCCAATTTTCAGGAACAACTGTAAGCGAgggtttagatttttttccctTTCGGGTTTGCACTACCGCGAACATTTCACCACACGAAATTAGTTTATTCGAAAAcactttctttttatttttccttgagtagcTGTCAAAGCGAGAGCGGTGAACTGTGAGACAGTGTtactggtttttttttattttcgacttATTAATCGGTTTATGAGTCCAatatacaaaaatatacacttgATTTGCATTTTACAGTCTAATGCATAATTGAATTTTAACCTAAAATAAACAATCAAATACAAACGATTCTTAAAATCATTACTAACATGACAAGAATAACAAATGTTCTTATAATGTTTTATATACAGTATTGCACGAGTTTATTCAACGTTGATTAAACACATGTTCGATTAGCTTTCTTAAAGG
This genomic window from Malaya genurostris strain Urasoe2022 chromosome 1, Malgen_1.1, whole genome shotgun sequence contains:
- the LOC131429443 gene encoding uncharacterized protein LOC131429443, whose translation is MTAEHVSQTPESCALFDSASAKVALPTSLPVPSNQVLSDAASLGSVMTIETENPFSVSHHTQTQSADQQIICESNIEYIQLENGAVMPLICEPALNENATEDENDFNKRCCHVTEVINRLDDIENEIKAIKALTLQMTNFMANMDKFMTKKNDSSRTTIKPETESFSGCKEFLSLQTKEDLILLEKKLKDDNFQNRILKYCKSIFNLTGKREGTPFFKTFLRKILSPKILKPFSWQGNPRLMKNSDGSHSGHNESFRGNFPNFVHFVFLVIRAADFEFTEESNNKSFSNFLRMKNTEIKRFESGKGGRAAYTRKRKNPNNIDDNQNVLVKKPKKGKNVNDAAIPNIKMERNELDNNSITSEESQDDDGKSDTSCSSESNADN